AACGCATCCAAAATCCTGCAAAAATAGTCTTTGGATATTGATGATACTGTCCCATATTAATACCCCCTATACATATACATAAATCCGGATTTTTCTTTCCATGTGGCCGGAAGTTCAATATTTCCAACATTTATTTCTTGACCTAGATTGACAATTTTTGATGTTTTCATAAACCATTGGCTAAACATATCAAGTTCCACCTGATCATAAGTAATGATTTGAGCATTTTCTAGTCCATACTCTACTTCAAAATCCTCTAAAGCTTCTTCGTAGTAGCCAATATCATCTACAAGTCCATTATCTTTTGCCTGAGCGCCATCATATATTCTTCCATCTGCAATCTCATAGACATAATCTCTATCAAGCTCGCGACCTTCAGATACAACATCAACAAATCGTTCATACATGCTATCTACAAGCCCTTGTAACACATCTAAATCTTTTTGTGTGATTTCACGCGTTGATGAGCCGACATCCTTCATATCACCGCTTTTGATTGTCATATCTTCAACGCCCATTTTTTCTAATAATCCGGCATAATTCATCCCCGACATAATAACACCAATCGAACCTGTGATTGTTTCATTGGTTGCATAAATTTTATCTGCATATGCGGATATATAATAGCCTCCACTTGCCGCCATACTTTCCATGACAACATAAATCGGTATATCCCGTGCCGCTTTGACTTCACGTATTTTATCACTTAACTGAGCACTCTCATATACACCACCACCTGGACTATCTACTCTTAAGATAATTCCTTTGATTGTCTCATCATTTTTGACTGTCTCAAGTGATTCTAAAATGCGTTGATGATTATATTGGGGAACGCTAAAATAGCTTTCTTCCATATTCATAATCACACCTCGAACATTAAAAAGGGCAATACGTTCATCATATGCACCTTCGCGAATGACCGTTTCTGTAATTGAATCCTTCATAAGCTCTTCCCAAAAAGACGTCTTCTCAGCATCCTGAGTTAATATACGTCCTACAAATGAGATTACCAATGACGAAAAGAACACCACTATTGATAACCCTATCGCAATCCATCTTTTACTATTCATAACAAACTCCTTTTTCTATCTTTTATCTTTTACTTTATCTATACGAAGTATCATAACGTTTTGTCTACGTGTTGTCAATCTATCTTCCTCCTTGTTTTTATCATCCCTTCCGATAACTTGACATTCCAATTTATTATCTATACTATAATATTAATCCTATCAATTTTACACCCACAATATATGGAGGTTATATGAGTACATTAGTCATCTATAAATCTAAGACTGGCTTTACAGAAAGATATGCACATCTGATTGCAGAGGCTCTTTCATGTGAATGCATCAGCTCTCAAGCTGCTAAAAAAAAGAATCTGGTGCAATATGATACACTCATCTATGGCGGAAGTCTATATGCATCTACTATACTTGGCCTTAA
This sequence is a window from Vallitaleaceae bacterium 9-2. Protein-coding genes within it:
- the sppA gene encoding signal peptide peptidase SppA, translating into MNSKRWIAIGLSIVVFFSSLVISFVGRILTQDAEKTSFWEELMKDSITETVIREGAYDERIALFNVRGVIMNMEESYFSVPQYNHQRILESLETVKNDETIKGIILRVDSPGGGVYESAQLSDKIREVKAARDIPIYVVMESMAASGGYYISAYADKIYATNETITGSIGVIMSGMNYAGLLEKMGVEDMTIKSGDMKDVGSSTREITQKDLDVLQGLVDSMYERFVDVVSEGRELDRDYVYEIADGRIYDGAQAKDNGLVDDIGYYEEALEDFEVEYGLENAQIITYDQVELDMFSQWFMKTSKIVNLGQEINVGNIELPATWKEKSGFMYMYRGY